The following are encoded together in the Robertmurraya sp. FSL R5-0851 genome:
- the ssb gene encoding single-stranded DNA-binding protein, with translation MINQVTLVGRLTKDPDLRVTPEGVYVCNIILAVNRQYRNQKGEVDTDFVHCTLWRKTAENTTAFCKKGSLIGITGRIQTRSYDQQGKRTYVTEVVAENVRFIGPKREDERVAKIPFPTPPPEREVITP, from the coding sequence ATGATTAATCAAGTGACGTTGGTAGGGAGGTTGACGAAGGATCCAGATTTGAGAGTGACACCAGAAGGAGTATATGTCTGCAATATCATCCTCGCAGTAAACCGACAATATCGAAACCAAAAAGGAGAGGTGGACACAGACTTTGTTCATTGTACCTTATGGCGAAAAACCGCCGAAAACACGACGGCCTTTTGTAAAAAGGGCTCCCTCATTGGCATTACCGGCAGAATCCAAACACGCAGCTATGATCAACAGGGGAAAAGAACGTATGTAACCGAAGTGGTCGCTGAAAATGTCCGATTTATCGGTCCGAAAAGAGAGGACGAACGGGTCGCGAAAATCCCATTTCCAACTCCTCCCCCAGAAAGAGAGGTTATTACTCCTTGA
- a CDS encoding DUF6944 family repetitive protein, translating to MISLYLEGEELNVVGANLLAIGAFISAVGETGAHPVEEINKKLIRDGNAVQAVGNTLQGVGRLKLMDDAEEEKNVLGMVGTFVQASGNTINSLATNVEIESPSEENTRFNSLGSTIQSMGAALEATGVAQVGEGTSPNLELAGLSLITLGTILDSIGVLTSEEKEKQKRILLFTGGWVEFAGTVLIAYALNK from the coding sequence GTGATTTCTTTGTATTTAGAGGGAGAAGAGTTAAATGTGGTCGGAGCCAATTTATTGGCAATAGGTGCTTTCATTTCTGCCGTTGGGGAAACGGGGGCTCATCCAGTGGAAGAAATCAATAAGAAGCTCATACGTGATGGCAATGCGGTACAAGCTGTTGGGAATACCTTACAAGGAGTTGGTCGGTTAAAGCTGATGGATGATGCGGAGGAAGAGAAGAATGTTCTTGGGATGGTCGGGACCTTTGTACAGGCAAGCGGAAATACCATTAATAGTTTGGCGACCAATGTTGAAATTGAAAGTCCTTCTGAAGAGAATACCAGATTCAACTCCTTAGGAAGCACGATTCAATCGATGGGGGCGGCGCTAGAAGCAACTGGTGTTGCCCAAGTGGGAGAAGGAACGTCACCTAACCTAGAGTTGGCTGGATTGAGTCTGATTACGTTAGGTACGATCCTCGATTCAATCGGTGTACTAACTTCGGAGGAAAAGGAGAAACAAAAGCGAATCCTTCTTTTTACAGGAGGGTGGGTGGAATTTGCGGGAACAGTCCTTATTGCCTATGCGTTGAACAAATAG
- a CDS encoding YwpF-like family protein, with protein MKTFKLISLQIIDDSEALDITLHDGLIINKEDERNRWLIEAYVGANYHDFFTKLLESEKETPAQVVISKKENDPASFTTRVLSVKKIDGRLSVLFEGFLKRSKNYAELLLSDLIGKGLSGEELLSEFREKMMTKPKLTSTS; from the coding sequence ATGAAAACGTTCAAATTGATTTCTTTACAAATCATTGACGACAGTGAAGCACTAGATATCACTCTCCATGACGGACTAATTATCAACAAAGAGGACGAAAGAAACAGATGGCTGATTGAAGCGTATGTCGGTGCTAACTACCATGATTTTTTTACAAAACTTCTTGAATCGGAAAAAGAAACACCAGCTCAAGTTGTCATATCCAAAAAGGAAAACGACCCTGCCAGTTTTACCACTAGGGTTCTTTCTGTGAAAAAAATCGATGGTCGTCTTTCTGTTTTATTTGAAGGCTTTTTAAAAAGATCGAAAAATTACGCAGAGCTACTGCTTAGTGATCTAATTGGAAAAGGATTAAGCGGGGAAGAGCTATTAAGCGAATTTCGTGAAAAAATGATGACCAAACCCAAATTAACTTCTACCTCATAA
- a CDS encoding polysaccharide deacetylase family protein, protein MKKIVIVLLVLIAVSYSLFQVSKSRSFQFFGGIVEKVDTEEKVVALTFDDGPGIHTDEILSILKKEGIKATFYLTGREIEENMEEAKKIVQAGHEIGNHTYSHERMVLKSPSFIKNEIESTDEWIRAAGYEGEITFRPPFGKKLLFLPYYLNKHDRPTIMWNREPETDPEIAADSEKITGDIVTRIEPGSIILLHVMYESRKESLNSVGPTIEALKKKGYTFVTVSELLQYE, encoded by the coding sequence ATGAAAAAGATCGTGATTGTTCTACTCGTACTCATAGCGGTGAGTTATTCGTTATTTCAAGTATCGAAATCTCGAAGCTTTCAATTTTTTGGAGGCATTGTAGAAAAAGTAGATACGGAAGAAAAAGTTGTCGCATTAACATTTGATGATGGGCCTGGGATTCATACAGATGAGATCCTGTCGATTTTAAAAAAAGAGGGGATTAAAGCAACCTTCTATCTAACAGGAAGAGAAATCGAAGAAAATATGGAAGAGGCAAAAAAGATTGTGCAGGCCGGTCACGAAATAGGCAACCATACCTATTCTCACGAGCGGATGGTATTAAAATCACCAAGCTTTATTAAAAATGAAATCGAATCGACAGATGAGTGGATTCGGGCAGCTGGGTACGAAGGAGAGATTACGTTTCGACCTCCTTTTGGAAAAAAACTATTATTTCTCCCATATTACTTGAATAAGCATGATCGACCAACCATTATGTGGAATAGGGAGCCAGAGACGGATCCAGAGATTGCCGCCGATTCTGAGAAAATAACGGGTGATATTGTGACGCGTATTGAGCCTGGTTCGATTATTTTACTGCATGTTATGTACGAAAGTCGAAAAGAGAGCTTGAATTCGGTGGGGCCAACTATTGAGGCTTTGAAAAAGAAAGGATACACCTTTGTGACGGTTTCGGAGCTTTTACAGTATGAATGA
- the fabZ gene encoding 3-hydroxyacyl-ACP dehydratase FabZ: MLNIEQIKEIIPHRYPFLLVDRILELEEGKRAIGIKNVTANEEFFNGHFPEFPVMPGVLIVEALAQVGAVAMLVKEENKGRLAFFAGIDNCRFKRQVVPGDQLRLEVEMTRVRGTFGKGKAVATVEGELVCEVEIMFGLGDKKE, encoded by the coding sequence ATGTTGAATATAGAACAAATTAAAGAAATCATCCCACATCGTTACCCATTCTTGCTAGTAGATCGCATTTTAGAGCTTGAAGAAGGAAAGCGTGCAATCGGTATTAAAAATGTGACAGCGAACGAAGAGTTTTTCAATGGACATTTCCCTGAATTTCCTGTGATGCCAGGTGTTCTAATTGTAGAAGCCCTTGCGCAGGTGGGAGCGGTTGCGATGCTCGTTAAAGAAGAAAATAAAGGTCGTCTGGCATTTTTTGCAGGAATTGATAACTGTCGCTTTAAGCGCCAAGTGGTACCTGGTGATCAGCTTCGATTAGAGGTAGAAATGACAAGAGTACGTGGCACGTTCGGAAAAGGCAAGGCAGTTGCTACGGTTGAAGGCGAACTTGTTTGTGAAGTGGAAATTATGTTTGGTCTTGGAGACAAAAAGGAATAG